One window from the genome of Halomicrobium zhouii encodes:
- a CDS encoding VNG_1110C family protein: protein MADVDRFRDSTQILLPATALDGIRDELETRFTLTVRQEGPQVRIIGSPVEIKEATDFLAMNGVTLA, encoded by the coding sequence ATGGCAGACGTCGATCGGTTTCGCGACAGCACGCAGATTCTGCTGCCAGCGACTGCCCTCGACGGGATTCGGGACGAACTCGAAACCCGATTTACCCTCACCGTTCGCCAGGAAGGCCCACAGGTCCGCATCATCGGTTCGCCGGTCGAGATCAAGGAGGCTACGGACTTCCTGGCGATGAACGGCGTCACCCTCGCCTGA